GCACATATTCTTGGCCATGATGCCGGGGAATTGCTTTCCGAATTGATTATTGCGAAGTCGTCGGAATCGACCGGACACTTGATTCATCACACGATACACAGCCACCCGACACTATCCGAAGCGATTAAGGAAGCTGCTGGTGTCGCGTATGGTGTCGCAATTAATATCTAATTCCAATAACACATGAAAATGTAGGGGCGGCTGGCAGTCGCCCATGAGTAAGGGCGAATCTTGTGTTCGCCCTTTTTATTTTTACTGGTCGGGAGACCTGTCCATACCCATCCCGTCTGTAGGGGCGTGCCGCGCAGGCCCTTTGTTGTGGGGGCCGAAACGCTTCGACCCGAATTTCGTACGGGCTTGGAAGCCCGTAACCACCACCAACAACGGAACGGGTGAACGTTTTCGGTGCCGCCCCTACCCGAATCATCGGGCGCAAGCGTTAGCGCACCTACTTTATATAATGGAGGGGGAGAACTTGGGTCGGGTGGGTGGAAGTTTGCACTTGTAGATAGTAGGTACCGGAAGGCAGGGAACCGGGCAAGAGGATCGATTGCACAAGGATTCCGGTATGAGGTTGATAACTCGCAATCGTTTGTCCGAGGAGATTATACACCAGAATCCGATTGGTTTGCCGCCCTCCCATAAACAGTGAGAACCTACCATTGGTAGGGTTGGGATAAATCGTAAACGGATTGGTTGGTAATAGCGAGGATTGCTCGTGGGCGACTTGATTGCGGACCCGCCGAGTCAGCATCCGGTTCGCATAGCCAATCGACAGGTCGTTGCCTCGGGCATCGATCCGGAGGATCCCCGTACCTTGGTCAACTGGCAAAAAAGTCGAACGAGGAAAGGTATCGGTGACAACCCAGCCATTTTCACGGGTGCACGCCACCATTTCAAATTGTTGTGTGATATAGTGTTGACCACTTGAATCCAACCCCCAACGGGGACGAAATTGCCAAATCGTATCGGGAGTATCGCAAAATACGGGTAGACTATACGCCCCCGGTTCCCGAAAAACCGTATCAACCTGTAGTAAAGTTAAACTGTCGGGATGGATGCGGTACCCAATCGTATATGAGGTGTCGTAATCGTAGCCATCGAATTGGTAGAGCAAGCGGGAACGGGAGGAATAACAAAAACCATCGGTGCCGTAACCAACATTTGGCAAGTAGATTACTCGTCGGACTTCCACTGGTCCGACGATATGACTCGAATCGCTAAAAACGTGTGTGACGTATTGAATCGGTGAGTAGGTTGACCAAATATATGCCCCCCCATCCCCATCGTGACAAATGTAGATCGGAGTGCCATAGGTCTCAAAAGGAAGATGTACTAATCGATTGAGGGTGCCGTCAGGATTGATTTTTGTGTAATATCCGAAAGTACCTGACAAATATAGGTTGCAAGAATCGTCCAGATCGCCGTCCACAATCCCGATGTTTGTGTTTACAATCGTTTGCCAGTCTCGTAAGGTGTCGCCATTCCGATTAAACACAAAGGAACGAAGAACTCCTTCTCGTTGTAAAACAATAACAACATCTCCATTCCGATTGACAAAACTCTGTGTTTTTTCTCCGACATTAATTGTAGACAATGGACGTGACCAAAGTTTTCGACCAGTTTGCAGTTCGTACAACGAAATGTAACTACCATTATCGGGTTGGTACGGCATTCGATGAAGCTCAAATTCGGCGTAGTATCCGAGTCCATTGCTGTGGGCTTGGCCACTGGTGTAATTTGCTGCCATCGAATCCAATGGAACCCATTCCGCCCTTGCGAGCGAGCAGAAAAGAAAGAGAATCAAGAGGGTGAGAAGAAAATTGCGTGTCAAAGGAAGCGAAGCGAAGAACCGGTGGGTAGAAGATAGCATTGCATTCGTCGGATGAGGAATGCGACTGACATTGATAACAGCAATCTTTTTCATACCAGTTACCTCCCATCACCAACATCCATTCATCATAATCATCAAGTCATCCACAAGATTCCACAAGATTCCTCAAGGAATCGAAACGATTCATCACGTTAGAAATATAACATCGGATGTAATCCATCGCTATCGTTTTCGCAGGTTTGCCAATTCCTGCGCATAGATTTTCAGGGCGGGCAGGATTGCCGACACCGCTGCGCTGATATGACGATGGTTATGGGCAACGCCCGCCATAAATTCATCCATCGATAACGGAACCGGACCGATACCATTTCCCCAATTATCGATACATACGAGTAGCGCATAAGGCATTTGCAATTCACTGGCGATACTCAGTTCCGATGCGCACGTCATTCCGACATAATGGGCGTAATCGCTGAGCCACTGGATCTCGGCGCGGGTCTCAAAGCGCGGCCCGCGGGTCTGTGCATACACCCCGCCATCGATGCACTCGAAGCCATGAAATTGCAATTCCGAAACGACAACCCGGCGCAGTGTCATATCGAATTCCGGAATCGAATGGATGCGATTTTCTTCGGTACAAATCGTATCGATGATATAGGGACTAAAAATATCGTCGGGAACACCCAACATGCCGGGCGCAACATCCGAATCCAACGAACCGACCGAACCCAATCCCAGCGCAAATGTCCCCACTTGCTTAGCCGCCGCGAGATTTGCCGCA
This region of bacterium genomic DNA includes:
- a CDS encoding T9SS type A sorting domain-containing protein yields the protein MKKIAVINVSRIPHPTNAMLSSTHRFFASLPLTRNFLLTLLILFLFCSLARAEWVPLDSMAANYTSGQAHSNGLGYYAEFELHRMPYQPDNGSYISLYELQTGRKLWSRPLSTINVGEKTQSFVNRNGDVVIVLQREGVLRSFVFNRNGDTLRDWQTIVNTNIGIVDGDLDDSCNLYLSGTFGYYTKINPDGTLNRLVHLPFETYGTPIYICHDGDGGAYIWSTYSPIQYVTHVFSDSSHIVGPVEVRRVIYLPNVGYGTDGFCYSSRSRLLYQFDGYDYDTSYTIGYRIHPDSLTLLQVDTVFREPGAYSLPVFCDTPDTIWQFRPRWGLDSSGQHYITQQFEMVACTRENGWVVTDTFPRSTFLPVDQGTGILRIDARGNDLSIGYANRMLTRRVRNQVAHEQSSLLPTNPFTIYPNPTNGRFSLFMGGRQTNRILVYNLLGQTIASYQPHTGILVQSILLPGSLPSGTYYLQVQTSTHPTQVLPLHYIK
- a CDS encoding MTAP family purine nucleoside phosphorylase → MPKPNPENTSVPVLLTGTIDLSQILPIESDCIVNTPYGSTYAYYSNEVWVIPRHGKDGETLPHHINHAANLAAAKQVGTFALGLGSVGSLDSDVAPGMLGVPDDIFSPYIIDTICTEENRIHSIPEFDMTLRRVVVSELQFHGFECIDGGVYAQTRGPRFETRAEIQWLSDYAHYVGMTCASELSIASELQMPYALLVCIDNWGNGIGPVPLSMDEFMAGVAHNHRHISAAVSAILPALKIYAQELANLRKR